A single region of the Bartonella harrusi genome encodes:
- a CDS encoding peptidyl-prolyl cis-trans isomerase, whose product MLDIMRNATNSWVAKIFLAILLLCFILLWGIPQLRTKGERDLMTSGKSTITVDGYRLALADQSARLALASHFGRMFTPSEMQQYKIPAFVFNQLQQNVLFDEQARKMKISLSKDAIARILGADNMFQMNGAFDHNLLRNYLQHLQINENNFLDYYAQKEKRNQLISALLSGIKTPDLFYKAFALYQKEARIADYLIIDLKEKEVNPDPDQETLQKWFEAHKSELRAPEYRTVSLLSMTADEIVKPEDISADEARVYYTQNTSRFMNPEKRTIEELRFFTREAADNAAKKIAGGLSFDELVKAENKTLNDIKKGPLTESELPSHLASEIFELKQGQVSAVINDLQGPVIIRLTDIEPSAPMPFEKVEENIRQTLAQNRAVDVIRNNYTAIENARFEGASLKELADQYKLPLRTITLDRTGKTVEGKTLTDLPQKDILLNAFYQANEGVDLDPLTLQKGGYLWYKVDKIIPERDRTLEEAKQEALSQWKNEEIQRLLDEKAQNALKQLAEGKSFISLARTLGVKKQTTQTIHRQDSSGIFDVEGVRALFSGPKGHYGIVKGPVATKRIVYQIKTITMPTDITPHTLSPDIRTKIDSVIREDLRLEMLQVAHEEHPLEINSTLYNQIFNTFP is encoded by the coding sequence ATGCTTGACATCATGAGAAATGCTACAAACTCTTGGGTTGCCAAGATTTTTCTTGCTATTTTGCTCTTATGCTTCATCCTTTTATGGGGAATACCACAGTTACGCACAAAGGGTGAAAGAGACCTGATGACTTCTGGAAAGTCCACAATAACTGTTGATGGTTATCGCCTCGCACTTGCCGATCAAAGCGCACGTTTAGCACTCGCATCTCATTTTGGACGAATGTTTACACCAAGCGAAATGCAGCAATATAAAATCCCCGCTTTTGTTTTTAATCAATTACAACAAAATGTCCTGTTTGATGAACAAGCGCGTAAAATGAAAATTAGTCTCTCAAAAGATGCAATAGCTCGTATTCTTGGTGCTGATAATATGTTTCAAATGAATGGAGCCTTTGATCACAATTTGCTTCGTAACTATCTTCAGCATCTACAAATCAACGAAAACAATTTTCTTGATTATTATGCCCAAAAAGAAAAGCGTAACCAACTTATTTCCGCTTTACTATCCGGAATAAAGACACCAGATCTGTTTTATAAAGCATTTGCTCTTTATCAAAAAGAAGCCCGTATCGCTGATTATCTCATTATTGATCTTAAAGAGAAGGAAGTAAATCCTGATCCCGATCAAGAAACCCTGCAAAAATGGTTTGAAGCACATAAAAGTGAACTTCGTGCTCCAGAGTACCGTACTGTTTCTTTGTTATCTATGACTGCAGATGAGATTGTAAAACCCGAAGATATTTCAGCAGATGAAGCGAGAGTTTATTATACACAAAATACCTCGCGTTTTATGAATCCTGAAAAACGCACCATCGAAGAATTGCGATTCTTTACACGTGAAGCTGCCGATAATGCAGCAAAAAAAATAGCCGGTGGCTTGAGTTTTGATGAGCTGGTTAAAGCGGAAAATAAGACTCTCAATGACATAAAAAAAGGACCTCTGACAGAAAGCGAACTTCCTAGTCATCTTGCATCTGAAATCTTTGAACTCAAACAAGGACAAGTCAGTGCTGTCATCAATGATTTACAAGGTCCTGTTATCATTCGTTTAACAGATATTGAACCTTCAGCTCCAATGCCCTTCGAAAAGGTGGAAGAAAATATTCGCCAAACACTCGCTCAAAATCGTGCTGTGGATGTTATACGTAACAATTATACAGCAATTGAAAACGCCCGTTTTGAGGGAGCTTCTCTCAAAGAACTTGCTGACCAATATAAATTACCTCTGCGTACAATAACTCTTGATAGGACAGGTAAAACAGTTGAGGGCAAAACACTCACAGATCTCCCTCAGAAAGATATTTTATTGAATGCGTTCTATCAAGCAAATGAAGGTGTCGATCTTGATCCTCTTACCCTTCAAAAAGGCGGATATCTCTGGTATAAGGTCGATAAAATTATTCCAGAACGCGATAGAACACTTGAAGAAGCTAAGCAAGAGGCACTTTCTCAATGGAAAAATGAGGAAATTCAGCGACTTCTTGATGAAAAAGCTCAAAATGCTCTCAAACAACTCGCTGAAGGAAAAAGTTTTATTTCTCTTGCCCGTACACTTGGTGTTAAAAAACAAACAACACAAACCATACATCGACAAGATTCATCTGGAATCTTTGATGTTGAAGGCGTTAGAGCATTATTTTCTGGTCCGAAAGGTCATTATGGTATCGTAAAAGGCCCAGTTGCGACAAAACGTATTGTTTATCAAATAAAGACCATAACCATGCCTACAGACATCACCCCTCATACCCTTTCACCCGATATCCGTACCAAGATAGATAGTGTAATAAGAGAAGATCTAAGACTAGAAATGCTGCAAGTTGCTCATGAAGAACATCCTTTGGAAATTAACAGCACTCTTTATAATCAGATCTTTAACACTTTCCCGTAA
- the tpiA gene encoding triose-phosphate isomerase: MSPNIRPFIAGNWKMNGTGESLGELRAIAAGVSSDLGRLLEALICVPATLLSRASDTLGGENFLLGGQNCHFDDHGPYTGDISAFMLKEAGASHVIIGHSERRTFYQENDAIVCAKVQAAWRADLVALVCIGETLEERKSHKVLDVLTWQLERSLPDGATAENMIIAYEPVWAIGTGNTATSADVAEVHHFIRNKICSRFGDEGSKMRLLYGGSVKPSNAFELLSTDHVNGALIGGASLKATDFLTICDVYRKL; this comes from the coding sequence ATGTCTCCAAATATTCGGCCTTTTATTGCTGGAAATTGGAAAATGAATGGAACCGGTGAATCGCTTGGAGAATTGCGTGCCATTGCTGCTGGTGTGAGCTCTGATTTAGGCCGTTTATTGGAGGCGCTTATTTGTGTTCCAGCAACACTTTTATCGCGAGCTTCTGATACGTTAGGTGGTGAGAACTTCCTTTTAGGAGGGCAAAATTGTCATTTTGATGATCATGGCCCTTATACTGGAGATATTTCAGCTTTTATGCTTAAAGAAGCAGGGGCGAGCCATGTCATTATTGGCCATTCAGAGCGTCGTACATTTTATCAAGAAAATGATGCAATTGTTTGTGCTAAAGTGCAAGCAGCATGGCGAGCAGATCTTGTTGCTCTTGTTTGTATTGGTGAAACATTAGAGGAGCGAAAAAGTCATAAAGTATTGGATGTGCTCACGTGGCAGCTTGAAAGGTCTTTGCCAGATGGCGCAACAGCAGAAAATATGATTATTGCTTACGAACCAGTATGGGCTATAGGAACAGGCAATACGGCGACTTCAGCAGATGTAGCAGAAGTGCATCATTTTATTCGTAATAAGATATGTTCTCGTTTTGGTGATGAAGGAAGTAAGATGCGTTTGCTTTATGGTGGATCAGTAAAACCATCCAATGCATTTGAGCTATTGAGTACTGATCATGTTAATGGGGCTCTGATAGGTGGAGCAAGCTTGAAAGCAACGGATTTTTTAACTATTTGCGATGTTTATCGTAAATTATAA
- the secG gene encoding preprotein translocase subunit SecG gives MQTVLIVIHFLVVITLVGVILIQPSEGGGLGASSGSGLMKTRGTKNPLTRLTAVLAGCFFAVSIGLTVVGSISNSSSDILKRIPVNSEQNTNKETEGGPSSDGKAQPSILEQLGGDSTSPQEQKKSTVPEVENPVPEVRENPVPDNSVK, from the coding sequence ATGCAAACAGTACTTATTGTTATCCATTTTTTGGTTGTTATTACTTTAGTTGGTGTGATCTTAATTCAGCCTTCGGAAGGCGGTGGGCTTGGTGCAAGTAGTGGTTCTGGATTGATGAAAACGCGTGGGACAAAAAATCCACTAACACGTTTGACCGCTGTTTTAGCTGGGTGTTTTTTTGCAGTGTCCATTGGACTTACTGTTGTGGGGAGCATATCAAACTCGAGTTCTGATATTCTCAAGCGTATTCCGGTTAACTCAGAACAAAATACAAATAAAGAGACTGAAGGGGGTCCCTCATCTGATGGTAAAGCTCAACCTTCTATTCTTGAACAGCTAGGGGGTGATTCAACTTCCCCTCAGGAACAGAAAAAATCTACAGTTCCTGAAGTTGAAAATCCAGTTCCTGAAGTTCGAGAAAATCCAGTTCCAGATAACAGTGTAAAATAA
- a CDS encoding CTP synthase, with translation MARYVFITGGVVSSLGKGIAAAALAALLQARGYRVRLRKLDPYLNVDPGTMSPYQHGEVFVTDDGAETDLDLGHYERFTGCSANSQDNITTGRIYQNIIERERRGDYLGATVQVIPHVTDEIKKFITTGHEEFDFVLCEIGGTVGDIEAMPFLEAIRQLHNELPRQNVVYVHLTLMPYIPSAGELKTKPTQHSVKELQAIGIVPNILLVRADRPIPETERSKLSLFCNVHSNAVIQALDMPTIYDVPIAYHKEGLDSAVLSAFGMHATPKPQMNHWEDITHRIHHPEGEVVIAVVGKYTGLKDAYKSLTEAIAHGGLANRVKVNIEWIDAELFEKEDPASTLQKVHGILVPGAFGARGAEGKIRAIQFARERKVPFLGICFGMQLACIEVARNIAQIENASSSEFCETNNPIVGLMREWLKGDILEKRTQCSNLGGSMRLGAFPAELKENSHIAKIYGTTRISERHRHRYEVNIDYKDKLEQCGLIFSGMSPDGILPESIEYADHPWFIGVQYHPELKSRPFEPHPLFSSFIEATIEQSRLV, from the coding sequence ATGGCACGTTATGTTTTTATTACTGGTGGTGTGGTTTCCTCTCTTGGAAAAGGCATTGCAGCGGCGGCATTAGCTGCACTATTGCAGGCTCGTGGATATCGGGTACGGCTTCGCAAACTTGATCCTTATTTAAATGTTGATCCAGGGACGATGTCTCCTTATCAACATGGTGAGGTTTTTGTAACCGATGATGGTGCAGAGACGGATCTTGATCTTGGTCATTATGAGCGTTTTACTGGGTGTTCTGCGAATAGCCAAGACAATATTACGACAGGGCGTATTTATCAAAATATCATTGAACGAGAACGACGTGGTGATTATTTGGGGGCAACAGTCCAAGTAATTCCTCATGTTACCGATGAAATTAAAAAGTTCATTACTACCGGACATGAAGAATTTGATTTTGTGTTGTGTGAAATAGGTGGAACGGTTGGTGATATTGAAGCTATGCCTTTTCTAGAAGCGATTCGTCAGCTTCATAATGAATTACCAAGACAAAATGTTGTTTATGTACATCTGACATTAATGCCTTATATTCCTTCGGCGGGTGAATTAAAAACCAAACCAACACAACATTCCGTTAAAGAGTTGCAAGCAATTGGGATTGTGCCCAATATTTTGTTGGTGCGTGCAGATCGACCTATTCCGGAAACAGAGCGGAGCAAATTATCACTTTTTTGTAATGTTCACTCAAATGCAGTGATTCAGGCATTGGATATGCCAACGATTTATGATGTTCCTATAGCATATCACAAAGAGGGGTTAGATTCAGCCGTTCTTTCCGCTTTTGGAATGCATGCGACTCCTAAACCACAAATGAACCATTGGGAAGATATTACACATCGAATTCACCATCCTGAAGGAGAAGTGGTCATTGCTGTTGTTGGAAAATATACCGGATTGAAGGATGCTTATAAATCTCTCACCGAGGCTATTGCCCATGGTGGTTTAGCCAATAGAGTGAAGGTTAATATTGAATGGATTGATGCAGAGCTTTTTGAAAAAGAGGATCCGGCATCGACTTTACAAAAAGTTCATGGAATTTTGGTGCCTGGTGCTTTTGGAGCACGTGGTGCAGAAGGTAAAATTCGAGCAATTCAATTTGCACGGGAACGTAAAGTTCCATTTTTAGGTATTTGTTTTGGAATGCAATTGGCTTGTATAGAGGTTGCACGTAATATTGCTCAAATTGAAAATGCGTCATCAAGTGAATTTTGCGAAACCAACAATCCGATTGTAGGTTTGATGAGAGAATGGCTCAAAGGGGATATTCTTGAGAAACGGACACAATGTAGTAATCTTGGTGGGTCGATGCGTCTTGGAGCTTTTCCCGCTGAATTAAAAGAAAATAGCCATATTGCCAAGATTTATGGGACAACAAGGATTAGTGAGCGACATCGTCATCGTTATGAGGTCAATATCGATTATAAAGACAAGCTAGAACAGTGTGGTTTAATTTTTTCTGGTATGTCACCCGATGGTATTTTACCAGAATCAATAGAATACGCAGATCATCCATGGTTTATTGGTGTTCAATATCATCCAGAGTTGAAATCACGTCCCTTTGAGCCACATCCACTTTTTTCTTCTTTTATTGAAGCCACTATAGAACAAAGTCGATTGGTTTAG
- the kdsA gene encoding 3-deoxy-8-phosphooctulonate synthase, with translation MSEPNTIVQVGNVVFSNDAPFSLIAGPCQIESREHAFEMAGRIKTITDQVGIGFVYKSSYDKANRTSLGAARGIGLEKAMTIFSDLKKEFGCPVLTDVHTEEQCTVVASTVDILQIPAFLCRQTDLLIAAAKTGRVINIKKGQFLAPWDMENVLKKVIKSRNSNVMLCERGTSFGYNRLISDMRSLPILRSFGAPVIFDATHSVQEPGGQGNSSGGQRQFVEVLARAAVSVGVAGIFLETHQDPDNAPSDGPNMIKIDHLQRLLETLVEFDYLSKKMN, from the coding sequence ATGTCTGAACCAAACACCATTGTACAAGTTGGGAATGTTGTATTTTCAAATGACGCTCCTTTTTCATTAATTGCCGGACCATGTCAGATAGAAAGTCGAGAGCATGCTTTTGAAATGGCAGGCCGAATTAAGACGATTACAGATCAAGTTGGCATTGGGTTTGTTTATAAATCAAGTTACGATAAAGCCAACAGGACATCCTTAGGGGCAGCACGTGGTATTGGTCTTGAAAAAGCAATGACGATTTTTTCTGATTTGAAAAAGGAGTTTGGTTGTCCGGTATTGACTGATGTACATACAGAAGAGCAATGCACGGTTGTTGCTTCCACGGTAGATATTTTGCAAATTCCTGCTTTTTTATGCCGTCAAACAGATCTTTTGATAGCGGCTGCCAAAACGGGACGTGTTATCAATATTAAGAAAGGTCAGTTTTTAGCTCCGTGGGATATGGAAAATGTTTTAAAAAAAGTCATAAAAAGCAGGAATTCAAATGTTATGCTTTGTGAACGAGGCACTTCATTTGGTTATAACCGGCTTATTTCTGATATGCGTTCATTGCCTATTTTACGTTCATTTGGTGCTCCTGTTATTTTTGATGCAACGCATTCTGTTCAGGAACCCGGTGGTCAAGGCAATTCATCTGGTGGACAGCGTCAATTTGTTGAAGTTTTGGCTCGTGCAGCTGTTTCTGTTGGGGTGGCAGGTATTTTTTTAGAAACGCATCAAGATCCAGATAATGCACCTTCTGATGGACCTAATATGATTAAAATTGATCATTTACAAAGACTTCTTGAGACTTTAGTGGAATTTGATTATCTGTCGAAGAAAATGAATTGA
- the eno gene encoding phosphopyruvate hydratase codes for MTIIVDIIGREVLDSRGNPTVEVDVHLENGAFGRALVPSGASTGAHEAIELRDGGVRYQGKGVEKAVAAVNGEILEELGGRDARNQIAIDQAMIALDGTPNKARLGANAILGVSLAVAKAVTESLNLPLYRYIGGTQAHILPLPMMNIINGGAHADNPIDFQEFMIIPVGAPTLKEAVRYGAEVFHTLKKRLKDAGHNTNVGDEGGFAPQFKNAEQAIEFIIEAIRASGYKPGEQIALGLDCASTEFYKDGSYFYKGEGKCRGIQEQVDYLAQLVETYPIISIEDGMAEDDWEGWKLLTNSIGKKCQLVGDDLFVTNSARLRDGIKMGAANSILIKVNQIGTLSETLDAIETAHKAGYRAIISHRSGETEDSFIADLAVATNCGQIKTGSLARSDRLAKYNQLIRIEEMLGEQACYAGNWSVV; via the coding sequence ATGACTATAATTGTTGATATCATTGGACGTGAAGTGCTCGATAGCCGCGGTAATCCAACGGTAGAGGTTGATGTTCATTTGGAGAATGGAGCTTTTGGCCGCGCTCTTGTGCCCTCAGGGGCCTCGACCGGAGCCCATGAAGCGATCGAGCTTCGTGATGGTGGAGTGCGCTATCAAGGGAAAGGTGTTGAGAAAGCGGTTGCAGCAGTCAATGGCGAAATTCTTGAGGAACTTGGTGGGCGAGATGCAAGAAACCAAATCGCTATTGATCAAGCAATGATCGCTTTAGATGGAACACCAAACAAAGCACGTCTTGGTGCGAATGCCATTCTCGGCGTTTCATTAGCTGTTGCAAAAGCAGTTACAGAATCATTAAATTTGCCTTTATATCGTTATATTGGTGGTACACAGGCACATATTCTTCCGCTACCAATGATGAATATTATCAATGGTGGTGCTCATGCTGATAATCCAATTGATTTTCAAGAATTTATGATTATTCCTGTTGGTGCACCCACACTCAAAGAAGCGGTTCGCTATGGTGCTGAAGTTTTTCATACATTAAAAAAACGTTTAAAAGATGCCGGACATAATACCAATGTTGGTGATGAAGGTGGTTTTGCGCCCCAATTTAAAAATGCGGAGCAGGCAATAGAGTTTATTATAGAAGCCATAAGAGCATCTGGATATAAACCAGGAGAGCAAATTGCTCTTGGTTTAGATTGTGCATCAACAGAGTTTTATAAAGATGGTTCATATTTTTATAAAGGTGAGGGTAAATGCCGTGGTATTCAAGAACAGGTGGATTATTTAGCGCAACTTGTTGAAACTTATCCCATTATTTCAATTGAGGATGGGATGGCTGAGGATGATTGGGAAGGTTGGAAGTTACTTACGAATTCGATTGGTAAAAAATGTCAGCTTGTTGGCGATGATTTGTTTGTCACAAATTCTGCGCGTTTGCGTGATGGTATTAAAATGGGCGCTGCCAATTCTATTCTTATTAAAGTAAACCAGATAGGGACATTGAGTGAAACGCTTGATGCTATAGAGACAGCTCATAAAGCAGGTTATCGTGCGATTATCTCGCATCGTTCAGGTGAAACGGAAGATTCTTTCATTGCTGATCTTGCGGTTGCAACGAATTGCGGGCAGATTAAAACGGGTTCGCTTGCGCGCTCAGATAGATTAGCAAAGTATAATCAGCTCATTCGTATTGAAGAAATGCTAGGAGAGCAGGCATGTTATGCGGGTAATTGGAGCGTTGTATGA
- a CDS encoding TM2 domain-containing protein, which produces MRGIIINQEQGVYLISGDDCKRYQFATLDWLGKNPPKLGDAVDFVCEEGNAKSVFPLLQQDSDPTRPMLTLICWFTGIFGVHRFMIGKVWTGALMLILSLSIVGLIITGIWAIVDFIIITAGKFRDKDGRQITRW; this is translated from the coding sequence ATGAGAGGTATAATTATCAATCAAGAACAAGGGGTTTATCTTATCTCTGGTGATGATTGTAAGCGTTATCAGTTTGCAACTTTGGATTGGTTAGGAAAAAATCCACCTAAGTTAGGTGATGCCGTTGATTTTGTGTGTGAAGAAGGCAATGCTAAATCTGTTTTCCCATTGTTGCAACAAGATTCAGATCCTACAAGACCGATGCTTACACTCATTTGTTGGTTTACGGGTATATTTGGTGTTCATCGCTTTATGATTGGTAAAGTTTGGACTGGTGCTTTAATGCTTATTCTATCTCTATCCATTGTCGGATTGATAATTACAGGGATTTGGGCCATTGTTGATTTTATAATCATTACGGCTGGAAAATTTAGAGACAAAGATGGGAGACAAATTACACGTTGGTAG
- a CDS encoding FtsB family cell division protein, with protein sequence MWTKQKRRSVKVRFVLPLMTMGVLSYFSYHIYHGEYGLYSRSEVNKQIIELEEELHRVKSKRMFIEKRISLLRNGHIERDMLDEYIRKNLNFSKPNELTILIPFNDTKS encoded by the coding sequence ATGTGGACAAAGCAAAAACGCAGATCGGTAAAAGTGCGCTTTGTACTCCCATTGATGACTATGGGGGTTTTGAGCTATTTCAGTTATCATATTTATCATGGTGAGTATGGGTTGTATTCACGAAGTGAAGTTAATAAACAGATTATCGAATTAGAAGAGGAACTTCATAGAGTAAAATCTAAGCGGATGTTTATTGAAAAGCGTATTTCTCTTTTACGCAACGGGCATATCGAAAGAGATATGTTGGATGAGTATATCCGGAAGAATTTAAATTTTTCCAAGCCGAATGAATTAACAATACTTATCCCCTTCAATGATACGAAAAGTTAA
- the pdhA gene encoding pyruvate dehydrogenase (acetyl-transferring) E1 component subunit alpha, with amino-acid sequence MAERSKKGSASVVHNALSNTTKKAPLAIFTKEEEIDAYRKMLLIRRFEEKAGQLYGMGLIGGFCHLYIGQEAIVTGTLKAAKEGDQVITSYRDHGHMLAVGMSPRGVMAELTGRQGGFSKGKGGSMHMFSKEKNFYGGHGIVGAQVPIGSGLAFSNQYLGKDNVTLVYFGDGAANQGQVYESFNMASLWKLPVIYIIENNQYAMGTSVARASAETDFSRRGLSFEIPGIVVDGMDVRAVKGAADEAISWTRSGKGPFILDMQTYRYRGHSMSDPAKYRSKEEVQKVKEEHDPIDQVKTRILEKGWASEDDLKSVDKEVRAIVADAADFAQKDQEPDVSELYTDILV; translated from the coding sequence ATGGCAGAAAGGTCTAAAAAAGGTTCTGCGTCGGTGGTGCATAATGCATTATCAAACACCACCAAGAAAGCGCCATTAGCTATTTTTACAAAAGAAGAAGAGATTGATGCTTATCGTAAGATGCTTTTAATTCGCCGTTTTGAAGAAAAAGCAGGCCAACTTTATGGTATGGGGCTGATTGGTGGTTTTTGTCATCTCTATATTGGACAGGAAGCTATTGTTACTGGAACGCTGAAGGCAGCAAAAGAAGGTGATCAGGTTATCACCTCTTACCGTGATCATGGGCATATGTTGGCGGTTGGTATGAGCCCGCGTGGTGTTATGGCCGAACTAACGGGGCGTCAAGGCGGGTTTTCCAAAGGGAAAGGGGGGTCAATGCATATGTTTTCTAAAGAAAAGAATTTTTATGGTGGGCACGGTATTGTTGGTGCGCAAGTTCCGATTGGTTCTGGTTTAGCATTTTCGAATCAATATCTTGGTAAAGATAATGTAACATTGGTGTATTTTGGTGATGGCGCTGCTAACCAAGGGCAGGTTTACGAAAGTTTTAATATGGCTTCTCTGTGGAAGCTTCCTGTTATTTATATTATTGAAAACAATCAATATGCGATGGGAACATCTGTTGCGCGTGCTTCGGCGGAGACGGATTTTTCTCGTCGTGGTCTTTCTTTTGAAATTCCAGGTATTGTTGTTGATGGTATGGATGTTCGTGCAGTAAAAGGAGCTGCTGATGAAGCAATTTCTTGGACGCGTTCCGGTAAAGGGCCGTTCATTCTTGATATGCAGACTTACCGCTATCGTGGTCACTCGATGTCTGATCCAGCGAAATATCGCTCCAAGGAAGAGGTTCAGAAAGTAAAAGAAGAGCACGATCCAATTGATCAGGTGAAGACGCGGATCCTGGAAAAAGGTTGGGCGAGTGAAGACGATTTAAAATCTGTTGATAAAGAAGTCCGTGCGATTGTTGCAGATGCAGCAGATTTTGCGCAAAAGGATCAAGAGCCAGATGTCTCTGAGCTCTATACTGATATTCTAGTTTAA
- a CDS encoding pyruvate dehydrogenase complex E1 component subunit beta: protein MSINILMPALSPTMEEGKLSKWLKKEGDKVSSGDVIAEIETDKAMMEIEAVDEGTLGKIYVREGSEGVKINTVIAVLLEEGESVEDLSQTDSSLNLHQKKSKQESPSLPPAVPASSAFETRSDLDIPAGTSMVTMTVREALNQAMAEEMRRDELVFLLGEEVAQYQGAYKVSQGLLEEFGERRVIDTPITEHGFAGLAVGAAFGGLRPIVEFMTFNFAMQAIDQIINSAAKTRYMSGGQMTAPMVFRGPNGAAARVGAQHSQCYAAWYGHIPGLKVVMPYSAVDAKGLLKAAIRDDNPVIFLENEILYGHQFDVPQIDDFVLPIGKARIHKSGQDVTIVACGIGMHYAVQALPEIEKLGIDVELIDLRTIRPMDLTTIVSSVKKTGRLVTIEEGYPQSSVGTEIATRVMQQAFDYLDAPVATISGKDVPMPYAANLEKLALPDIAEIVEAVKAVTYRA from the coding sequence ATGTCTATTAATATTTTGATGCCTGCGCTTTCTCCAACGATGGAAGAAGGTAAGTTATCTAAATGGCTCAAGAAAGAAGGTGATAAAGTTAGTTCTGGTGATGTGATTGCCGAAATTGAGACTGATAAAGCAATGATGGAAATAGAAGCTGTTGATGAAGGCACGCTTGGTAAAATTTATGTTCGTGAGGGTTCTGAAGGTGTCAAGATTAATACTGTTATTGCTGTATTGTTAGAAGAAGGTGAAAGTGTTGAGGATCTTTCACAGACTGACAGTTCTTTGAATTTGCATCAAAAAAAATCCAAACAAGAATCTCCGTCTCTTCCACCGGCGGTCCCTGCGTCTTCTGCTTTTGAAACGCGTTCTGATTTAGATATTCCAGCGGGGACATCAATGGTTACCATGACAGTACGTGAAGCGCTTAATCAGGCTATGGCTGAAGAAATGCGGCGTGATGAGCTGGTTTTCTTATTAGGTGAAGAAGTTGCACAATATCAAGGCGCTTATAAAGTAAGCCAAGGTTTATTGGAAGAATTTGGAGAACGTCGCGTTATTGATACACCAATTACAGAGCATGGCTTTGCAGGGTTAGCTGTTGGTGCTGCTTTTGGAGGGTTGCGTCCTATTGTCGAGTTTATGACATTTAATTTTGCTATGCAGGCAATTGATCAGATTATCAATTCTGCGGCGAAAACCCGTTATATGTCTGGTGGACAAATGACTGCTCCGATGGTTTTTCGTGGGCCAAATGGTGCTGCTGCGCGTGTTGGTGCTCAGCATTCTCAGTGCTATGCGGCATGGTATGGTCATATACCAGGTCTTAAGGTTGTCATGCCTTATAGTGCGGTGGATGCAAAAGGTTTGCTAAAGGCTGCTATTCGTGATGACAATCCTGTTATTTTCCTTGAAAACGAGATTTTGTATGGTCATCAATTTGATGTTCCTCAAATAGATGATTTTGTTTTACCTATTGGTAAGGCGCGTATTCATAAATCTGGACAAGATGTTACAATTGTTGCATGTGGGATTGGAATGCATTATGCCGTTCAAGCATTGCCAGAAATTGAAAAGCTTGGTATCGATGTTGAATTGATTGATTTACGGACCATTCGTCCAATGGATCTTACAACGATTGTCTCTTCAGTTAAAAAAACAGGTCGTTTGGTAACAATTGAAGAGGGGTATCCTCAGTCATCTGTTGGAACTGAAATAGCAACACGTGTTATGCAACAAGCTTTTGACTATCTTGATGCGCCAGTTGCGACAATTTCTGGTAAAGATGTTCCAATGCCTTATGCCGCCAATCTTGAAAAGTTGGCTTTGCCTGACATTGCTGAAATTGTTGAAGCCGTTAAGGCTGTGACTTATAGAGCGTAA